The Belonocnema kinseyi isolate 2016_QV_RU_SX_M_011 chromosome 10, B_treatae_v1, whole genome shotgun sequence genome has a window encoding:
- the LOC117181471 gene encoding DDB1- and CUL4-associated factor 12 isoform X4 — protein sequence MAETLRQTIYGRHPPCAKSSRLEERRARRQALRMERNRKPDKPEDFVCYETSDDEEETITEGRQYLRTSYNFVDYVRSRESNSREVRRINHEYGSRHMLTHDLFKESSVNLNNMNKVFSSQWLSDRQVVFGTKCNKLMVYDVATQKLDQIPSLHGRQNNGSNAVPEQNSGIHSVQINPSRTLLATGARNSNEIAIYRLPTLDPVCVGEGGHRDWVFDMCWLDDEFLISGSKDTKMALWRIDSEWANPPKKADIPSHRLIQPVCVKECRAAQKVRALAFNKAYKEIAALSLNSFIHIWTAETFRQKISRKLPACQENVCMAVQDKGIYAVGCRSYTLLLDARTLQSIKKIPSRYSGCSIRSVSFQGSVLTIGTGLGMLMFYDIKAQKYLESSINSNRTVVLKASKGYVRAAFIQPWILH from the exons ATGGCCGAAACACTGAGGCAAACTATTTATGGGAGACATCCACCGTGCGCCAAGAGTTCAAGATTGGAGGAACGCCGAGCTCGAAG ACAAGCATTGCGGATGGAAAGAAACAGGAAGCCCGACAAGCCTGAAGATTTCGTCTGTTACGAAACGAGTGACGACGAGGAAGAAACAATAACGGAGGGTAGACAATATTTACGAACTTCTTATAATTTCGTCGATTATGTTCGTTCGCGAGAATCGAATTCGCGAGAAGTTCGAAGGATTAATCACGAGTACGGCTCGCGTCACATGTTGACTCACGATTTGTTCAAAGAGTCCTCggttaatttaaataacatgaaCAAAGTGTTTTCATCGCAATGGTTGAGTGATAGGCAAGTCGTCTTCGGAACTAAATGCAACAAATTGATGGTGTACGACGTTGCGACCCAGAAATTAGATCAAATACCCTCCCTCCATGGGAGACAAAACAATGGAAGCAACGCAGTTCCGGAACAAAACTCTGGAATTCATTCTGTGCAAATTAATCCTTCCAG AACACTATTGGCAACTGGAGCAAGAAACAGCAACGAAATCGCAATTTACAGATTACCTACCCTAGATCCTGTTTGTGTTGGAGAAGGTGGACATAGAGATTGGGTCTTCGACATGTGCTGGTTGGATGACGAATTCTTAATTTCTGGGTCAAAGGACACGAAGATGGCTTTATGGCGAATCGACAGCGAGTGGGCCAATCCCCCCAAAAAAGCAGACATACCCTCTCATAG GTTGATCCAGCCAGTTTGTGTAAAAGAGTGTCGAGCAGCCCAAAAAGTACGAGCATTGGCATTCAATAAAGCCTATAAAGAAATTGCTGCTCTCTCGCTAAACAGCTTTATACATATCTGGACAGCCGAAACGTTTCGACAGAAAATTTCGCGAAAACTGCCGGCTTGTCAGGAAAATGTCTGCATGGCTGTGCAAGACAAAGGAATTTACGCAGTTGGCTGCCGTTCTTACACTCTACTTCTCGACGCGAGAACGTTGCAGTCGATTAAGAAAATACCATCTCG gtacaGTGGTTGCAGCATAAGGTCTGTAAGTTTTCAAGGTTCGGTTCTAACAATAGGAACGGGTCTCGGAATGCTGATGTTTTACGACATCAAGGCTCAAAAGTACTTAGAATCTTCGATCAACTCCAACCGAACTGTTGTTCTTAAGGCATCGAAAGGATATGTG
- the LOC117181471 gene encoding DDB1- and CUL4-associated factor 12 isoform X3: protein MAETLRQTIYGRHPPCAKSSRLEERRARRQALRMERNRKPDKPEDFVCYETSDDEEETITEGRQYLRTSYNFVDYVRSRESNSREVRRINHEYGSRHMLTHDLFKESSVNLNNMNKVFSSQWLSDRQVVFGTKCNKLMVYDVATQKLDQIPSLHGRQNNGSNAVPEQNSGIHSVQINPSRTLLATGARNSNEIAIYRLPTLDPVCVGEGGHRDWVFDMCWLDDEFLISGSKDTKMALWRIDSEWANPPKKADIPSHRLIQPVCVKECRAAQKVRALAFNKAYKEIAALSLNSFIHIWTAETFRQKISRKLPACQENVCMAVQDKGIYAVGCRSYTLLLDARTLQSIKKIPSRYSGCSIRSVSFQGSVLTIGTGLGMLMFYDIKAQKYLESSINSNRTVVLKASKGYVRAAFIQPWILHCKNEFDT, encoded by the exons ATGGCCGAAACACTGAGGCAAACTATTTATGGGAGACATCCACCGTGCGCCAAGAGTTCAAGATTGGAGGAACGCCGAGCTCGAAG ACAAGCATTGCGGATGGAAAGAAACAGGAAGCCCGACAAGCCTGAAGATTTCGTCTGTTACGAAACGAGTGACGACGAGGAAGAAACAATAACGGAGGGTAGACAATATTTACGAACTTCTTATAATTTCGTCGATTATGTTCGTTCGCGAGAATCGAATTCGCGAGAAGTTCGAAGGATTAATCACGAGTACGGCTCGCGTCACATGTTGACTCACGATTTGTTCAAAGAGTCCTCggttaatttaaataacatgaaCAAAGTGTTTTCATCGCAATGGTTGAGTGATAGGCAAGTCGTCTTCGGAACTAAATGCAACAAATTGATGGTGTACGACGTTGCGACCCAGAAATTAGATCAAATACCCTCCCTCCATGGGAGACAAAACAATGGAAGCAACGCAGTTCCGGAACAAAACTCTGGAATTCATTCTGTGCAAATTAATCCTTCCAG AACACTATTGGCAACTGGAGCAAGAAACAGCAACGAAATCGCAATTTACAGATTACCTACCCTAGATCCTGTTTGTGTTGGAGAAGGTGGACATAGAGATTGGGTCTTCGACATGTGCTGGTTGGATGACGAATTCTTAATTTCTGGGTCAAAGGACACGAAGATGGCTTTATGGCGAATCGACAGCGAGTGGGCCAATCCCCCCAAAAAAGCAGACATACCCTCTCATAG GTTGATCCAGCCAGTTTGTGTAAAAGAGTGTCGAGCAGCCCAAAAAGTACGAGCATTGGCATTCAATAAAGCCTATAAAGAAATTGCTGCTCTCTCGCTAAACAGCTTTATACATATCTGGACAGCCGAAACGTTTCGACAGAAAATTTCGCGAAAACTGCCGGCTTGTCAGGAAAATGTCTGCATGGCTGTGCAAGACAAAGGAATTTACGCAGTTGGCTGCCGTTCTTACACTCTACTTCTCGACGCGAGAACGTTGCAGTCGATTAAGAAAATACCATCTCG gtacaGTGGTTGCAGCATAAGGTCTGTAAGTTTTCAAGGTTCGGTTCTAACAATAGGAACGGGTCTCGGAATGCTGATGTTTTACGACATCAAGGCTCAAAAGTACTTAGAATCTTCGATCAACTCCAACCGAACTGTTGTTCTTAAGGCATCGAAAGGATATGTG